Proteins from a genomic interval of Watersipora subatra chromosome 10, tzWatSuba1.1, whole genome shotgun sequence:
- the LOC137406943 gene encoding uncharacterized protein — protein MAVDYTSDYWEHERISSQDTCDVITALKKIFVRWGIPVQVQSDNGPQFTSQQFVHFAKEWCFTHTTSSLHYPQSNGKVESAVKIAKRILRRCADPELALLEFRNTTTENMTTSPIERLLGRSTRSTLPSDAKVKLSRAEQLSSEEKRAKRQRTTTQCNKSSKNLSPLKIGEPVMLRDYRAHQRSWKEAQVHKTLSDRSYAVVCDGEMFRRNRRDLRPKLQVLDNNQPDPVRQPCEVAENMALQNRPLRVCREPAWLNDYDQS, from the coding sequence ATGGCTGTAGACTACACCTCTGATTATTGGGAGCATGAACGTATAAGCAGTCAGGACACTTGTGATGTGATCACAGCACTGAAGAAGATCTTTGTCAGATGGGGTATTCCAGTGCAAGTCCAGAGTGATAACGGTCCCCAGTTTACATCTcaacagtttgttcattttgCCAAAGAATGGTGTTTCACTCACACTACAAGCAGCCTGCACTACCCTCAATCTAATGGCAAAGTAGAGTCTGCTGTGAAAATAGCCAAAAGAATTCTGAGGAGATGTGCTGACCCAGAGTTAGCATTGCTAGAATTCCGTAACACTACAACAGAGAACATGACCACCAGTCCCATAGAGCGTCTTCTCGGCAGGTCAACTCGTTCCACACTTCCTTCTGATGCCAAGGTGAAGTTGTCAAGAGCAGAGCAGCTCAGTTCTGAAGAGAAGCGAGCTAAGAGGCAACGAACCACAACACAGTGCAACAAGTCGTCTAAAAATTTATCACCTTTAAAAATTGGTGAACCAGTGATGTTGCGGGATTATCGAGCACACCAGAGAAGCTGGAAAGAGGCTCAAGTGCACAAGACGCTTTCAGATAGGTCGTATGCAGTAGTGTGTGATGGTGAAATGTTTAGGAGAAATCGACGTGATCTTCGGCCAAAATTACAAGTTCTAGACAACAACCAGCCTGATCCGGTTAGGCAGCCATGTGAGGTTGCAGAGAACATGGCTCTGCAGAACCGCCCTCTCCGAGTTTGTCGAGAACCAGCTTGGCTGAATGACTATGATCAAAGTTAG
- the LOC137406944 gene encoding uncharacterized protein, producing MDGIAKLGGVSIDKNRGVLFGARQLRTVGVMLCNKASPVSHNDDQQPPIVIDDRDFKAQFDGHKWTVAWKWLSREPILSNTCGEYAINDAVREEYEKQVMQWIENGWLQPHREALHGPVTGIIPLLAATQPNKETKVRPVMDYSRELNGYVSSHPGLDTAVCQDKLRKWRKLGSDACMLDLKKAYLQLHVDGSLQRFQAVMFHGTLYVMTRLGFGLNAAPKIMSKILSTVLPLGPTVAAGTDHYIDDILVNKSVVPVEVVRSHLLKFGLVTKEPVDLREARVLGLRVTISKKGTCTWQRDSAVPTVESIRTKRDLFSVCGKLIGHYPVAGWLRVACSYMKRCAADGKWDDAIAKEVQHMLDETLNRVTRHDPVQGKWSVNRDECCKVWCDASSIAIGVCIEMEGSIVEDASWLRKIDDSMHINVAELEAVLKGLNLAIKLGVKQATIVTDSLSVYNWVNSIITESHRPKVSGFSEMIVKRRFGVIAQLVEEYGITLQMSLVKSADNRADVLTRVNKKWLKPLVSCVGIAAEEVSSIDEEMYNMHQVHHLGVDKMSYLANQRFGDRASKDVIERVVKECQICKQIDPSPVRWERGNLEVEKVWHRLAVDITHVGRIPYLTILDCGPSRFAIWLKLRDETANSVIAQLVRIFEERGPPQELLSDNGPCFRSAVV from the coding sequence ATGGATGGCATTGCAAAGCTAGGCGGGGTATCTATAGATAAAAATAGAGGTGTACTCTTTGGAGCAAGACAGTTAAGAACAGTTGGCGTGATGCTATGTAACAAAGCTAGTCCTGTCAGTCATAATGATGACCAGCAGCCGCCGATAGTTATAGATGATAGAGACTTTAAAGCACAATTTGATGGTCACAAGTGGACAGTTGCTTGGAAGTGGTTAAGTAGAGAGCCTATATTGTCCAATACATGTGGAGAATACGCTATAAATGATGCCGTCAGagaagaatatgaaaaacaGGTTATGCAATGGATAGAAAACGGATGGCTGCAGCCACACCGAGAAGCGCTTCATGGACCTGTAACTGGCATTATTCCATTGTTGGCAGCTACACAACCTAATAAAGAGACAAAGGTACGACCTGTAATGGATTATAGCAGAGAACTGAATGGGTATGTCAGCAGTCATCCTGGTTTGGACACCGCAGTATGCCAAGACAAACTCCGCAAGTGGCGTAAGTTAGGCAGTGATGCTTGCATGTTAGACTTAAAGAAAGCATATTTACAACTGCATGTGGATGGTAGTTTGCAGAGATTTCAAGCTGTTATGTTCCATGGAACATTGTATGTCATGACTAGACTAGGTTTTGGTCTCAATGCAGCGCCTAAGATTATGTCAAAAATATTGTCAACAGTGTTGCCACTTGGTCCTACGGTTGCTGCTGGTACTGATCATTATATCGatgatattttagtaaataagtCAGTAGTGCCAGTCGAAGTTGTGCGCAGCCATTTGTTAAAGTTTGGTCTAGTCACAAAAGAGCCTGTCGATTTACGTGAAGCGCGTGTTCTAGGGCTTCGCGTGACAATCAGTAAAAaaggtacatgtacatggcAACGTGACTCAGCTGTGCCAACAGTAGAAAGCATTCGTACAAAAAGAGATTTGTTTTCTGTGTGTGGTAAACTGATTGGTCACTACCCAGTAGCTGGCTGGCTACGAGTCGCATGCAGCTACATGAAGCGGTGTGCTGCTGATGGCAAGTGGGATGATGCAATAGCAAAAGAAGTGCAGCATATGTTAGATGAAACACTAAATAGGGTAACAAGACATGACCCAGTGCAAGGCAAATGGTCTGTGAATAGAGATGAGTGTTGCAAGGTCTGGTGTGATGCGAGCTCTATAGCTATTGGTGTGTGCATAGAAATGGAAGGTAGCATCGTAGAAGATGCATCATGGCTAAGGAAAATTGATGACAGTATGCATATAAATGTAGCTGAACTTGAAGCCGTACTTAAAGGATTAAATCTTGCAATAAAGTTGGGAGTAAAACAAGCTACGATTGTCACTGACTCATTATCAGTGTATAACTGGGTTAATTCCATTATCACAGAAAGCCATCGCCCCAAAGTCAGTGGATTTTCAGAAATGATAGTCAAAAGGCGGTTTGGGGTTATTGCGCAATTGGTAGAAGAATATGGCATCACTCTACAAATGTCCTTGGTCAAGTCAGCGGACAATCGTGCTGACGTTTTAACGAGGGTGAACAAAAAGTGGCTGAAACCACTAGTATCATGTGTGGGCATAGCAGCGGAGGAAGTTTCAAGTATTGATGAAGAAATGTATAACATGCATCAAGTTCACCATTTAGGAGTTGACAAGATGAGTTACTTAGCTAATCAGAGGTTTGGTGACAGAGCCTCAAAAGATGTGATTGAAAGGGTTGTGAAAGAGTGTCAAAtctgcaaacaaattgatccTTCACCTGTGAGATGGGAGAGAGGAAATTTGGAAGTCGAAAAGGTGTGGCATAGACTTGCTGTTGACATCACACATGTGGGCCGAATACCTTATTTGACCATCTTGGATTGCGGCCCTAGCAGATTTGCAATATGGTTAAAACTGAGAGATGAGACAGCCAACTCTGTAATAGCACAGTTGGTACGCATATTTGAGGAGCGGGGTCCCCCACAAGAGTTGCTTTCTGACAACGGTCCATGCTTCAGAAGCGCAGTTGTCTAG